AATTGCCCGACGCCATTACCAACTCTTTGTTAAGTCGATAATCGAAGTCAGCAAACTTTTCACCGTCATCTTCAACTTCTTTATAAGCTTCCAATAGCTCAATAGTTTTTTCAGGATTATTCTTAATCGCACCACGCACATAAATTGCGCTAATATTAGTGCGCGCTGACATTAAGTTATCAACTAGCTCTGGAACACCTTCGTGATCAAGCTGTGCTAAGGTTTCAAGAATGTTCAGGCTAGATGTTTCCCAGAAGTTATTTACTCTTGTTGGTTTACCGTGCTTAATCGTTAGCCAGCCATCGCGTGCCAATCGCTGTAGCACTTCTCGTAAAGTTGTACGAGTAACACCAATAAGTTCAGAAAGTTCGCGCTCAGCGGGTAAAATTGAGCCAGGAGGAAAGCCACCATTCCAGATAGATTCAACAATGTACTGCTCTGCAAAACCTGCTGGACTCTGTGCTTTTATTACCATTTTTTTCTTAGCCTCAATTGCCTGCATCTTTAATTCAGACTGATTGTACCAGAACATCCAACTTGTACAACCAGTTAAGTTATCAGCTAGTGTGTGGCGAATGCCGCTTAGAATGGCTATTTACGGTAGGTTGCAATTTTGACAGCCCAATTTTGATAGCGAGTATAAGTTGAATTAATCTCGTTAATATCAACCTAGCGTGATCTAACTTAGTATGGAGAAACTAACAACTTCGTTCCTATGCCAGCCAATACCCTACTCAATGCCATTCATTAAGTAGGAGCTTGTAGCAATTCACCTATTTTCATATGAATAAAGTAAACGGTTGTCGTTATGCCTGCGATAAAAAGCGACAAGTAAGCTGTGCCGGCAAATATTGGTGGTGAAAACAAACTACTTAGTCCTTCAACTGTGCTGACTATTCGCGCATTGCTTTCCGCTAAATAAATACTAGAAGAGAGCGTTGCCATTGAAGCTAATAGATAAAGTAGCGTTACCAACCATTTGGTCTTCCTTGTCAATAAACTCCTGCCAGCAAACG
This Thalassotalea euphylliae DNA region includes the following protein-coding sequences:
- the fadR gene encoding fatty acid metabolism transcriptional regulator FadR — its product is MVIKAQSPAGFAEQYIVESIWNGGFPPGSILPAERELSELIGVTRTTLREVLQRLARDGWLTIKHGKPTRVNNFWETSSLNILETLAQLDHEGVPELVDNLMSARTNISAIYVRGAIKNNPEKTIELLEAYKEVEDDGEKFADFDYRLNKELVMASGNSIYLLILNGFRGLYSRLGGLYFQHPRGREISRGYYQRLIDLAKAGKFDESVFAVRKYGVESGQLWLELKDEVLKELAE